One Planctomicrobium piriforme DNA segment encodes these proteins:
- a CDS encoding pyridoxal phosphate-dependent decarboxylase family protein, with protein MHSPEQVDLYQQSLAQLLQGFSHLPDWSSAPLNQDAAQVLQRTAERLHDNFPYHHPFYLGQMLKPPHPVAQMAYTLAMCLNPNNHALDGGRASSAMELECIAQLAAMFGWTEHLGHLCGGGTMANFEALWVARELTGGHAVAASAHAHYTHSRLSRVLNVPFVTVPVDRAGRMDLAALEHILQTEQIGTVVATLGTTGLGAVDPLDRIVALRERFGFRLHVDSAYGGYFGLAGNLRPESARAYAALKHADSIVIDPHKHGLQPYGCGCILFRDRRVAAIYHHESPYTYFTSDDLHLGEISLECSRAGASAVALWATLQAFPLVREGEFARNLERGREAALKLVEWIDAQPRLRPVVVPELDIVVWMVQAETASQSSEFAQQIFDAAARREIHLAQLTLSRDFLAPLAAIEEWDQPSLKCMRATVMKPEHLAWMSRILERLAEATHEVFASPPHPCNQVRGPG; from the coding sequence ATGCACTCGCCAGAACAGGTCGATCTCTATCAGCAAAGCCTGGCGCAGTTGCTACAAGGCTTTTCGCACTTGCCTGATTGGTCATCCGCTCCACTCAATCAGGATGCTGCTCAAGTTCTCCAGCGGACCGCCGAAAGGTTGCACGACAACTTCCCCTACCATCACCCGTTCTATCTCGGGCAGATGCTCAAGCCGCCGCATCCGGTGGCGCAGATGGCTTACACGCTGGCGATGTGCCTGAATCCGAACAATCATGCGCTCGACGGCGGTCGGGCGAGTTCGGCGATGGAGCTTGAATGCATTGCGCAGCTCGCGGCGATGTTTGGCTGGACGGAACACCTGGGCCATCTCTGCGGCGGCGGGACGATGGCCAACTTCGAGGCGCTATGGGTGGCGCGAGAACTGACCGGGGGGCATGCCGTCGCGGCCTCGGCGCATGCTCACTACACGCATTCGAGATTGTCGCGAGTCCTCAATGTTCCATTCGTGACCGTCCCCGTCGATCGCGCCGGAAGAATGGATCTTGCCGCTCTCGAACATATATTACAGACCGAACAAATCGGGACGGTCGTCGCCACGCTCGGCACGACTGGACTCGGGGCGGTCGATCCGCTCGATCGAATCGTCGCGCTCCGCGAGCGGTTTGGATTTCGCCTGCATGTCGACAGCGCGTACGGCGGTTACTTTGGCCTCGCCGGGAATTTGCGGCCGGAGTCCGCGCGAGCGTATGCCGCTCTCAAACATGCCGATTCCATCGTCATCGACCCGCATAAGCATGGACTGCAGCCCTATGGCTGCGGGTGCATCCTGTTTCGAGACCGCCGGGTCGCGGCGATCTATCACCACGAGTCGCCCTATACCTACTTCACGTCCGATGACCTGCACCTGGGGGAGATCTCCCTGGAATGCTCACGGGCCGGGGCATCCGCCGTCGCACTGTGGGCGACGCTGCAGGCGTTTCCGCTCGTGCGCGAAGGGGAGTTCGCGAGAAACCTGGAACGCGGACGCGAGGCCGCGCTGAAACTGGTCGAGTGGATCGACGCCCAACCGCGATTGCGACCGGTGGTGGTGCCGGAACTCGACATCGTCGTCTGGATGGTGCAGGCGGAGACCGCATCGCAGTCGAGCGAATTCGCGCAGCAGATCTTCGACGCGGCTGCGCGGCGGGAGATTCATCTCGCCCAGCTCACGCTCTCTCGCGACTTCCTGGCGCCGCTGGCAGCGATCGAAGAGTGGGACCAGCCCAGCCTCAAATGCATGCGGGCGACCGTCATGAAGCCCGAACACCTCGCCTGGATGTCGCGCATTCTCGAACGGCTGGCAGAAGCGACACACGAAGTCTTTGCGTCGCCCCCGCACCCCTGTAATCAGGTGAGAGGGCCAGGGTGA
- a CDS encoding ABC1 kinase family protein: MQPYPLRFLKNLNRGREIATVLLNYGFGDVLERLGLAPYLNWGRRLVSRKRREIPEELTTPRRIRLALQDLGPTFIKFGQVLSTRPDLIPNDVIQELTLLQEHVPPFAVEGVTESIELEFYRPIYELFSKFDDAPLAAGSLAQVHAATTLDGREVVVKVRRPSIKQAVERDLALMMELAQLMERHVPESQVFDPVGLVKYFARTIRREMNFQREARALQEFRKLFEGDPRLYVPYVEPELLTEAVLVMERVDGLRVYDLDGIRACGLDPSQLAVNGASIFMRQAFEMGYFHGDPHPGNMRIREDGAIVLLDYGMVGFLDDEKRERLVDLFVAVAHHDVDRAVTVLLSVGQATRPSIDLVLLKADVRDFLDAYYGLPLEQIRIGQMLTDFIGILAAHGLQCPGDLMLLVRACVTLEGVGRKLDPKFNMAEVLSPFVERMIRDRYHPKRVVERALVDLQGLLRSVHDLPLHLGRTLQKASQDDLKVQLEHRGLDRLITEFDRSSNRLVVGMVISSMVVATALIIRSTTTQSLWFAAPLFIFSGLLGVWLIWGILRSGRL; the protein is encoded by the coding sequence GTGCAACCTTATCCCCTGCGATTCCTGAAGAACCTCAACCGCGGTCGCGAAATCGCGACCGTGTTGCTGAACTACGGCTTCGGAGATGTGCTGGAACGTCTGGGACTGGCGCCGTATCTCAATTGGGGCCGCCGGCTCGTGTCGCGGAAACGCCGCGAAATCCCGGAAGAACTCACCACTCCCCGCCGCATCCGGCTCGCCCTGCAAGATCTGGGTCCCACGTTCATCAAGTTCGGTCAGGTGCTCAGCACCCGGCCCGACCTCATCCCCAACGACGTCATCCAGGAACTGACCTTACTACAGGAGCATGTCCCTCCCTTTGCGGTCGAAGGTGTGACGGAATCGATCGAGCTGGAATTCTATCGCCCGATTTACGAGCTGTTTTCCAAATTCGACGATGCCCCGCTGGCCGCCGGTTCGCTGGCGCAGGTGCATGCCGCGACGACTCTCGACGGCCGCGAGGTTGTCGTGAAGGTCCGCCGGCCCAGCATCAAACAGGCGGTCGAACGCGATCTCGCGTTGATGATGGAGCTCGCCCAACTGATGGAACGCCATGTTCCAGAGTCGCAGGTGTTCGACCCCGTCGGGCTCGTCAAATACTTCGCCCGCACGATTCGCCGCGAAATGAATTTTCAGCGTGAAGCCCGTGCGCTGCAGGAGTTTCGCAAGCTCTTTGAAGGGGATCCTCGGCTGTACGTCCCCTATGTCGAACCTGAACTGCTGACGGAAGCCGTCCTGGTCATGGAACGGGTCGACGGTCTGAGGGTGTACGATCTCGACGGCATTCGCGCCTGCGGACTCGATCCATCGCAATTGGCCGTTAACGGCGCCTCGATCTTCATGCGGCAGGCGTTTGAGATGGGTTACTTTCACGGCGACCCGCACCCCGGGAACATGCGGATTCGCGAGGATGGCGCGATCGTGCTGCTCGACTACGGCATGGTCGGGTTTCTCGATGACGAAAAACGCGAGCGCCTTGTGGATCTGTTTGTGGCGGTCGCCCATCACGACGTCGACCGGGCCGTCACGGTGCTGCTGTCCGTCGGGCAGGCGACGCGACCCAGCATCGACCTGGTCCTGCTCAAGGCCGATGTCCGCGACTTCCTCGACGCCTACTACGGCCTGCCGCTCGAACAAATCCGCATCGGCCAGATGCTCACCGACTTCATCGGTATTCTTGCCGCGCACGGGCTGCAGTGCCCCGGCGATCTGATGCTGCTCGTTCGGGCCTGCGTGACGCTGGAAGGAGTGGGCCGCAAGCTCGATCCCAAATTCAACATGGCCGAAGTGCTTTCGCCGTTCGTCGAACGCATGATTCGCGACCGCTATCACCCCAAACGGGTCGTCGAACGGGCTCTCGTCGACCTGCAGGGCTTACTGCGTTCGGTGCATGATCTCCCGCTGCATCTCGGCCGAACGCTGCAAAAGGCCAGCCAGGACGATCTCAAGGTCCAGCTCGAACACCGCGGACTCGACCGCCTGATCACTGAGTTCGACAGATCGAGCAACCGTCTCGTGGTGGGGATGGTGATTTCCTCCATGGTGGTCGCCACAGCCCTCATCATCCGCTCGACGACCACGCAGTCGCTCTGGTTCGCCGCCCCCCTGTTCATCTTCTCCGGCCTGCTCGGCGTCTGGCTCATCTGGGGCATTCTCCGCAGCGGTCGGTTATGA
- a CDS encoding HEAT repeat domain-containing protein → MFQVFRIAILTIATCWPTLSFAQDLGVEDLILLLKGSDADLAYTAARKLKNYGKDNPAVIKALVEALNDDRQVPSQTFIVTVRVCSTAADSLISIGAPALAAVMEFYDRSDSTEDQRRAINIIGRIGAESDAAWQRVRAALNADDPQLRIVAIRAAQQLKSGTQELITALIPTLGDSKPYVQDTAASALALQGSISAPAIHDLIWLSESRETTARMCGCFISTMIPVRMEAVHALGNIGPSASVALPRLTEMAFNDLDKNVRLAAAVAIWKIAKTPRPGVDILSNEFQPPDFAGIDACDELGSHALPLLPKLIELLNGDNENIRSEVIRVTAKVAPDRAAALILPWVMRIPVAVEQNGDYDDSEFDTREAAITALGELGGRDPQVVAVLLNAATFADGDTVAWHEQLQIRRAALQVLGRFGDPAKETLPALEAMSASLDDELLKPDLLEAIDKIKAAANSEQ, encoded by the coding sequence ATGTTTCAAGTCTTCCGGATTGCGATTCTCACCATAGCGACCTGCTGGCCGACTTTATCCTTCGCTCAGGATCTTGGAGTCGAGGATCTGATTCTCCTCCTGAAAGGCTCCGATGCAGACCTCGCATACACTGCTGCCAGAAAATTGAAGAACTATGGCAAAGATAACCCCGCCGTCATCAAGGCTCTGGTCGAGGCACTGAACGACGATCGTCAAGTACCGAGCCAAACTTTTATCGTGACTGTTCGAGTTTGCTCGACCGCCGCGGATTCTCTCATCTCAATCGGCGCTCCGGCCTTAGCGGCTGTCATGGAATTCTATGATCGGAGCGACAGCACCGAAGACCAGCGGCGAGCAATCAATATCATCGGCCGCATCGGAGCGGAAAGCGACGCTGCCTGGCAACGAGTCCGCGCTGCGTTGAACGCCGATGATCCTCAATTGCGTATTGTTGCCATCAGGGCCGCGCAGCAACTCAAATCAGGAACCCAAGAGTTGATCACGGCACTGATTCCGACCTTGGGGGACTCAAAACCCTATGTGCAAGATACTGCGGCTTCCGCTCTCGCCTTACAAGGAAGTATTTCAGCTCCCGCCATACATGACTTGATCTGGCTTTCCGAAAGCCGGGAGACGACCGCGAGGATGTGCGGCTGTTTCATTTCGACGATGATTCCAGTTCGCATGGAGGCAGTGCATGCGCTGGGAAACATCGGTCCTTCGGCTTCCGTCGCATTGCCAAGACTCACCGAAATGGCTTTCAACGATCTTGATAAGAACGTACGTCTGGCGGCTGCCGTCGCGATCTGGAAAATCGCAAAAACTCCTCGGCCGGGAGTGGACATCCTCAGTAACGAATTTCAGCCGCCAGATTTCGCTGGAATCGATGCCTGCGACGAACTGGGATCACATGCTCTTCCCTTGCTTCCCAAACTCATCGAATTGCTGAACGGAGACAATGAAAACATTCGCAGTGAAGTCATTAGAGTGACGGCAAAAGTCGCTCCTGATCGAGCGGCTGCACTCATCCTCCCCTGGGTCATGAGAATCCCCGTGGCGGTAGAACAAAACGGTGACTATGACGACAGCGAATTTGACACTCGCGAGGCAGCCATCACTGCCCTTGGTGAACTGGGAGGTCGAGATCCGCAGGTTGTCGCTGTTCTTTTGAACGCGGCAACATTTGCTGACGGAGACACCGTCGCGTGGCACGAACAACTCCAGATCCGGCGCGCAGCACTACAAGTGCTTGGCAGATTCGGCGACCCTGCCAAAGAAACTCTCCCGGCATTGGAAGCCATGTCAGCATCTCTTGATGATGAACTTTTGAAGCCAGACCTCCTCGAAGCGATCGACAAAATCAAAGCTGCCGCCAACTCAGAGCAATAA
- a CDS encoding flavin reductase family protein — translation MVQHGLRKDPTTMYDAFGPVLGRIPSGLFILSARGPGGEETAMLASWVQQASFAPPAVTVAVNAKRYLREWLVPGATAALSLIGETQKSVLGHFGKGFDPGEPAFEGIAIDRSPAGQAVLQDALGWIEGEVTAAIDAGDHHVILLKLTAAAEGPRLAAERPWVHVRKNGLHY, via the coding sequence GTGGTTCAGCACGGCCTCCGGAAAGACCCGACCACGATGTACGACGCCTTTGGACCTGTCTTGGGCCGCATTCCCAGCGGTCTGTTTATTCTGTCGGCCCGGGGGCCGGGCGGTGAAGAGACCGCCATGCTCGCCAGTTGGGTGCAGCAGGCGTCGTTCGCTCCTCCCGCCGTCACCGTCGCGGTGAATGCCAAACGTTATCTGCGGGAATGGCTGGTCCCTGGCGCGACCGCTGCATTGAGCCTCATCGGGGAAACCCAGAAGTCAGTCCTCGGGCACTTCGGCAAAGGCTTCGACCCCGGTGAACCGGCCTTCGAAGGCATCGCCATCGACCGTTCCCCTGCCGGGCAAGCTGTGTTGCAGGATGCCCTCGGCTGGATTGAAGGAGAAGTGACCGCCGCAATCGACGCCGGCGACCATCACGTTATTCTGCTCAAACTGACCGCCGCCGCCGAAGGCCCCCGCCTGGCTGCAGAACGCCCGTGGGTGCATGTGCGAAAGAACGGTTTGCATTATTAG